The following are encoded in a window of Castanea sativa cultivar Marrone di Chiusa Pesio chromosome 5, ASM4071231v1 genomic DNA:
- the LOC142634697 gene encoding uncharacterized protein LOC142634697 — MRLLSWNCQGLGNCWTVRSLHDLVKDHVPNVCFLMETRLDRDGFMKHCRDLAYLNILIVKKRDSGGGLALLWKEEVRLEVINYTENHVLVKVVEVDGFLWFLTGFYGWPELSQKHKSWALLRHLYSLVTGPWCCIGDFNAFLHSSEKLSTYPPQVRQMDEFRAVLEDCHLIDLGFQGYKFTWNNKRPGAANTRERLDRAVANKEWFDKFSESTVSYKFSHSLDHMPIILHTGLDNRFHGRVAWGFKFEEVWLLMEECENLVEEAWDRIGSGGPPLVNINNKRRHCGAELQAWGSNRTNPQVAEIKRPKKVLERLNESDQNEATRSDFVVASMCDRTEECLNAVTHRMSPEMLNILSSEYCADEVKMALFQMGPTKAPGPDVKSPEKMSEFKPISLCNVIYKIISKVLANRLKLILPQLISPTQSALVPGRLITDNVLVTYETLHAMHGRRKGKKGALALKLDISKAYDRVEWFFLKGMMIKLGFPQGWLDWVMSCVNTSSFSVWINGKAYGNFKPTRGIRQGDPLSPYLFLICAEAFTSLLAKEEENGRLHGVSISWTAPTISYLLFADDSLLFCQTKQKEVQLLFEVLEFYAVASGQCINLEKSSVFFSSNTTEAQREWITNVLGVKEVERFESYLGLPTLVGRSKYQAFSFLKERVWKTIQGWKGKLLSKADSIFHRFDAEAIYRIPLSRRCVPDVLVWLHNKNGWYSVKLGYHTTRLLLKETNRVGEGSVLMSSSKQLSVDAIEIFLVQSWLIWNQRNMVLHGAKLQEPGRLNERANSLLVEYKNAQSQLAIPVSSSVPQSWQPPEGTLYKLNFDAAVFTDMAASGVGVIIWNYNGQVMAALSSKGPTVLDSEEAEILACRQAMKFAIDAGFSELVVEGDNINVMCSIFSDRTDWSRLGNIYDDICWLAGRLRHVEFQSIRRSANGVAYSLA, encoded by the exons ATGAGGCTGCTAAGCTGGAACTGCCAAGGGCTTGGAAACTGTTGGACAGTTCGAAGCCTTCACGATTTAGTGAAGGATCATGTTCCCAATGTATGTTTCCTTATGGAAACAAGGCTTGATAGAGATGGTTTTATGAAACATTGTCGAGACCTAGCTTATCTAAATATATTGATTGTTAAAAAACGCGATTCTGGAGGTGGTTTAGCACTGCTTTGGAAGGAGGAGGTTCGGTTGGAGGTGATTAATTATACGGAGAATCATGTTTTGGTAAAAGTTGTAGAGGTTGATGGATTTCTTTGGTTTTTAACTGGATTCTATGGCTGGCCTGAATTGAGTCAGAAAcacaaatcttgggctcttttACGGCATCTTTATTCACTTGTGACTGGTCCGTGGTGCTGTATTGGTGACTTTAATGCATTTTTACACTCTTCGGAAAAACTGAGCACCTATCCGCCACAGGTAAGACAGATGGACGAATTCAGGGCTGTTTTGGAGGATTGTCATTTGATTGATTTAGGTTTTCAGGGGTATAAATTTACTTGGAACAATAAGCGCCCAGGTGCAGCAAATACTAGAGAGAGGCTTGATCGAGCGGTTGCGAATAAGGAGTGGTTTGATAAATTTTCAGAAAGTACCGTGTCCTATAAATTTTCACATTCTTTGGATCATATGCCAATAATCTTGCACACCGGGTTGGATAACAGGTTCCATGGTAGAGTGGCATGGGGGTTCAAATTTGAAGAGGTGTGGTTATTAATGGAGGAATGTGAGAATTTAGTTGAGGAAGCATGGGACCGAATAGGGAGTGGAGGACCTCCTTTGGTCAACATTAACAATAAAAGAAGGCACTGTGGGGCTGAATTACAAGCTTGGGGTTCGAATAGGACAAATCCTCAAGTGGCTGAAATAAAAAGACCGAAAAAAGTGCTTGAAAGGCTGAATGAAAGTGATCAAAATGAGGCAACCAGATCTGATTTTGTGGTAGCAA GTATGTGTGACCGGACGGAGGAATGTCTAAATGCAGTCACCCACAGGATGTCTCCAGAGATGCTAAATATTTTATCCAGTGAGTATTGTGCTGATGAGGTAAAGATGGCGTTATTCCAAATGGGACCAACTAAAGCTCCTGGACCGGATG TGAAGTCCCCAGAGAAAATGTCGGAGTTCAAACCTATTAGCTTGTGCaatgttatttataaaataatatctaaGGTACTAGCTAACAGATTGAAGTTGATCTTGCCCCAACTAATTTCACCCACTCAGAGTGCTTTAGTGCCTGGCCGTTTGATAACTGATAATGTGCTTGTTACCTATGAAACTTTGCATGCTATGCATGGTAGGAGGAAGGGTAAAAAAGGTGCTCTTGCACTAAAGTTGGATATCAGTAAGGCGTATGATAGGGTTGAGTGGTTTTTTTTGAAGGGAATGATGATTAAGTTAGGGTTTCCACAAGGGTGGCTTGACTGGGTCATGAGCTGTGTCAATACTTCGTCTTTTTCAGTCTGGATTAATGGTAAGGCATATGGTAATTTCAAGCCAACTAGAGGGATTCGTCAAGGTGATCCTTTATCACCCTATTTATTCTTGATTTGTGCTGAAGCTTTTACATCACTCTTAGCTAAGGAAGAGGAAAATGGCCGGCTTCATGGTGTTTCTATTAGTTGGACCGCCCCTACTATTTCCTACTTGCTTTTTGCTGATGATTCTCTATTGTTTTGTCAAACTAAACAGAAAGAAGTGCAGCTGCTCTTTGAAGTTTTGGAGTTCTATGCTGTGGCTTCTGGCCAATGTATCAATTTAGAAAAATCTTCAGTTTTCTTTAGTAGCAATACAACGGAGGCTCAAAGAGAGTGGATAACAAATGTGTTGGGGGTGAAGGAAGTGGAAAGATTTGAATCCTACTTGGGGCTGCCCACATTGGTTGGAAGGTCAAAATATcaagccttttcttttcttaaagaAAGGGTTTGGAAGACGATTCAGGGATGGAAGGGGAAGTTGCTTTCTAAAGCGG ATTCGATTTTCCATAGATTTGATGCTGAAGCTATCTATCGGATTCCTCTTAGTCGACGGTGTGTTCCAGACGTGCTGGTTTGGCTGCATAACAAAAATGGATGGTATTCGGTGAAGTTGGGTTATCACACGACAAGGTTGTTGCTAAAGGAGACCAACAGAGTGGGGGAAGGGTCAGTTCTGATGTCTAGCAGCAAG CAGCTTTCGGTGGATGCAATTGAGATTTTCTTGGTGCAAAGTTGGCTAATTTGGAATCAACGTAATATGGTTCTGCATGGAGCAAAGTTGCAAGAACCTGGTAGGCTTAATGAGCGAGCTAACAGCCTTCTAGTGGAGTATAAGAATGCACAATCTCAGCTTGCAATACCTGTTTCTAGTAGTGTCCCTCAGTCATGGCAGCCACCCGAAGGAACATTGTATAAACTTAACTTTGATGCAGCGGTTTTCACAGATATGGCAGCATCAGGTGTTGGTGTTATTATTTGGAATTACAATGGTCAAGTTATGGCAGCATTGTCGTCAAAGGGTCCTACAGTTTTGGATAGTGAAGAGGCAGAGATTTTGGCATGCCGACAAGCTATGAAATTTGCAATAGATGCTGGGTTTTCAGAGTTGGTGGTGGAAGGTGATAATATAAATGTCATGTGTTCCATTTTCTCAGATAGGACAGATTGGTCTCGGCTGGGAAACATCTATGATGATATTTGCTGGTTGGCTGGAAGGTTGCGACATGTGGAATTTCAGAGTATTAGACGTAGTGCAAATGGTGTAGCATATTCTTTGGCTTGA